In Wolbachia endosymbiont of Spodoptera picta, a single window of DNA contains:
- the secG gene encoding preprotein translocase subunit SecG, whose protein sequence is MSVTVLSILQIILVVVLVILVLLQPPGSSSLSGFSNSQQGMNSIIPVKSSENPLSRITSIVAGLFIINTLLLSGLCSKDVHKKSIVEKIISEKKQEGQSTSVPFEN, encoded by the coding sequence ATGTCAGTAACAGTACTTAGTATACTTCAAATAATATTAGTTGTTGTATTGGTAATTTTAGTGCTCCTGCAGCCACCTGGAAGTAGTTCATTAAGTGGCTTTAGTAATTCACAGCAGGGAATGAATTCAATAATTCCGGTAAAGTCTTCTGAAAATCCACTCAGTAGAATAACTTCTATAGTTGCTGGACTGTTCATTATAAATACACTGTTACTATCAGGATTATGTTCAAAAGATGTACATAAAAAATCAATTGTAGAGAAGATTATATCAGAAAAAAAGCAAGAAGGCCAATCAACTTCTGTTCCATTTGAAAATTAA
- a CDS encoding nucleoside deaminase, with protein MELAIEQAKLAQKDGEVPIGAVIVNGNNIISSAHNISNDPTAHAEMLTIRKAFSTSTLYEAEMYVTLEPCPMCAQAISFAKIKRLYFGAYNPKGGGVENGTRIFQFCNHIPEVYGGILETKCSLLLKDFFEKLRT; from the coding sequence ATGGAACTTGCCATAGAGCAAGCAAAACTTGCTCAGAAAGATGGCGAAGTGCCAATAGGTGCTGTAATAGTTAATGGAAACAATATCATCTCCTCTGCACACAATATATCTAATGATCCAACTGCACATGCAGAAATGTTAACAATTAGAAAAGCATTTTCAACTTCCACGCTTTATGAAGCTGAAATGTACGTAACGTTAGAGCCGTGCCCGATGTGCGCTCAAGCTATCTCTTTTGCAAAAATTAAACGTCTGTACTTCGGGGCTTACAATCCCAAAGGTGGAGGAGTTGAAAACGGCACTAGAATATTTCAATTCTGTAACCACATACCTGAAGTTTATGGTGGAATATTAGAAACAAAATGTTCTCTTTTATTAAAAGATTTCTTTGAGAAATTGAGAACTTAG
- the argS gene encoding arginine--tRNA ligase, producing the protein MNIFKQVSSLISSKLNELRQRGVISTNATNFIIEPPSNRAHGDIYTNVAMVLAKHEKKNPIEIAEVLAKEFELFGEVAKVEIAGPGFINMHLKMEVWHGILKQINELKMEFGTLKIGNNQAINVEFVSANPTGPLHIGHARGAVFGDVLANLLKKVGYNVTKEYYINDAGAQIDTLIRSVYLRYKEALGEKVSIEKGLYPGEYLKPIGKGLAKKYGKELREEEDNRVIREYTLSSILELIKEDMSLLGVNHDIFTSEYELQKNGKIEESIKILSDKGLVYEGYLEKPKGKESESWTSRKEMLFRSTTFGDDVDRALKKEDGSWTYFASDIAYHFDKISRGFNNMIVELGSDHGGYIKRLRAVVSALSDDQAKIEVKLHNIVNFFENGKPVKMSKRSGNFLTARDVVEEVGRDITRFIMLTRKNDMVLDFDFAKVKEQSKDNPIFYVQYAHARAHSLMRNAPKELPTADPSLLKTDGELFLIKTLAKWPDVVEISARLCEPHRITFYLLEVAEAFHVLWGYGKSDLNMRFILEDNLNFTAARMFLVQALAHVISSGLSIFNIDPLKEMS; encoded by the coding sequence ATGAATATTTTCAAGCAGGTTTCCTCTCTCATTTCCAGCAAGTTAAATGAGTTGAGGCAAAGGGGTGTTATAAGCACGAATGCAACAAACTTTATCATAGAGCCTCCAAGCAATAGAGCACATGGTGATATCTATACAAATGTTGCTATGGTGCTTGCAAAACATGAAAAGAAGAATCCCATTGAAATCGCAGAAGTTTTAGCTAAAGAGTTTGAACTTTTTGGTGAAGTTGCAAAAGTGGAAATAGCGGGCCCTGGTTTCATCAATATGCACTTGAAAATGGAAGTATGGCATGGGATTTTAAAGCAAATAAATGAGCTAAAAATGGAGTTTGGCACTCTCAAAATTGGAAACAATCAGGCCATCAATGTTGAGTTTGTATCCGCAAATCCAACTGGGCCACTACATATTGGTCATGCAAGAGGGGCAGTGTTTGGTGATGTTTTAGCAAATTTACTAAAGAAAGTTGGCTATAATGTCACTAAGGAGTACTATATCAATGATGCTGGAGCACAGATAGATACGCTAATTCGGTCAGTATATTTGCGGTATAAGGAAGCTCTGGGAGAGAAAGTTAGCATTGAAAAAGGTTTATACCCAGGTGAATATTTAAAGCCAATAGGGAAGGGGCTAGCTAAAAAATATGGCAAGGAGCTTAGAGAAGAGGAAGATAATCGAGTAATTAGAGAATATACTTTAAGTTCTATCTTAGAACTTATAAAGGAGGACATGAGCTTGCTTGGAGTCAATCATGATATTTTTACTTCAGAGTATGAGCTACAAAAAAATGGCAAAATCGAAGAGAGTATAAAGATATTATCTGATAAGGGTCTTGTGTATGAAGGATACTTGGAGAAACCAAAAGGCAAAGAAAGTGAAAGTTGGACTTCCAGAAAAGAAATGTTATTTCGCTCTACAACATTTGGTGATGATGTTGACCGCGCACTAAAAAAAGAGGATGGTAGCTGGACTTATTTTGCATCGGATATTGCTTACCATTTTGATAAGATATCACGTGGTTTTAACAATATGATCGTAGAGCTCGGCAGTGACCATGGCGGTTATATTAAAAGGCTTAGAGCAGTTGTCTCTGCGCTCAGTGATGATCAAGCAAAGATAGAGGTAAAGCTGCATAATATTGTGAATTTCTTCGAAAATGGCAAACCTGTTAAGATGTCGAAAAGATCAGGAAATTTTCTTACAGCTAGGGATGTAGTGGAAGAGGTTGGCAGGGATATAACTCGTTTTATAATGTTAACACGCAAGAATGATATGGTCTTGGACTTTGATTTTGCTAAAGTTAAAGAACAGTCAAAAGACAACCCTATTTTTTATGTGCAATATGCGCACGCCCGTGCTCATTCGTTAATGCGTAATGCTCCAAAAGAGCTCCCAACAGCAGACCCTTCACTTTTAAAGACAGATGGGGAGCTATTCCTCATAAAAACCTTAGCAAAGTGGCCAGATGTGGTAGAAATATCTGCAAGGCTTTGTGAGCCACATAGAATTACTTTCTACTTACTTGAAGTTGCAGAAGCATTTCACGTTTTATGGGGGTATGGCAAAAGTGATTTAAACATGCGGTTCATACTAGAAGATAACTTGAACTTCACCGCTGCAAGAATGTTTCTCGTCCAAGCCTTAGCGCACGTAATCTCTTCTGGGCTTTCTATTTTTAATATAGATCCTTTGAAAGAGATGAGTTAA
- a CDS encoding CTP synthase — MKETKFIFVTGGVVSSLGKGLVASSVGALLQAHGFNVRIRKLDPYLNIDPGTMSPAQHGEVFVTEDGAETDLDLGHYERFTKIKATKDDNITTGKVYNKLLKKERCGDYLGKTVQIIPHVTDLIKSFIFNGTEDLDFVICEIGGTVGDIESQPFLEAIRQVNYKLGKQKVILIHLTLIPYLTAAQELKTKPTQHSVRELNSAGLQPDIILCRSEKEISDNQKEKIANLCNVSLSNVIPAPDVNHIYELPSLYNQCGLRTQILDHFHLSKPKPSLPEWDQIVHSMRHPTQEVIVSIVGKYTEFPDAYKSLIEALNHGAISNKARVKINWVNSREENGKSIDAKFIREKLQSSNSVLVPGGFGDNGIEGKILAINYARVNNIPFLGICLGMQLAVIEFARNVIKLEDVHSEEFYTCKHPIIKLADGKNVDLGGTMRLGTYKCNVNPNSKMANVYSSVTISERHRHRYIVNLDYKNNLEENGMICSGISEDKTCIEAVELKNHSWFIGVQFHPEFQSRPFSPHPLFTSFIKAAIDNRV; from the coding sequence ATGAAAGAAACCAAGTTTATCTTTGTTACAGGTGGAGTTGTTTCATCACTTGGTAAGGGTTTAGTTGCTTCAAGTGTGGGAGCACTTCTTCAAGCTCATGGGTTCAATGTTCGCATCAGAAAGCTTGACCCATATCTCAACATTGATCCTGGAACAATGAGCCCAGCTCAGCACGGGGAAGTATTTGTTACTGAGGATGGTGCTGAAACTGATTTAGACCTTGGACATTACGAGCGTTTTACTAAAATTAAAGCAACCAAGGACGACAATATAACAACTGGTAAAGTATATAATAAATTATTAAAGAAGGAAAGGTGTGGTGATTATCTAGGCAAAACTGTGCAAATCATTCCTCATGTGACAGATTTAATCAAATCTTTCATTTTTAATGGTACAGAAGATTTAGATTTTGTAATATGCGAAATAGGCGGAACCGTAGGTGATATTGAAAGCCAACCGTTTTTGGAAGCTATACGCCAAGTCAATTATAAACTAGGAAAGCAAAAAGTTATCCTTATTCATTTAACTTTAATACCATATCTCACTGCAGCACAAGAATTAAAGACAAAACCGACACAGCATTCAGTTCGAGAGTTAAACTCTGCGGGGTTACAACCAGATATTATATTATGTCGCAGTGAAAAAGAAATTTCCGATAATCAAAAAGAAAAGATAGCCAATCTTTGCAATGTGTCTTTATCTAACGTAATACCTGCTCCTGATGTAAACCATATATACGAGTTACCGTCCTTGTATAATCAATGTGGGCTCAGGACACAAATTTTGGATCACTTTCACTTAAGTAAGCCAAAACCAAGCTTACCTGAATGGGACCAAATAGTACACTCTATGAGACATCCAACACAAGAAGTTATCGTTTCCATAGTAGGAAAATATACTGAATTTCCTGACGCATATAAATCACTGATTGAAGCATTAAACCATGGTGCAATTAGTAATAAAGCTAGAGTGAAGATAAATTGGGTCAACTCAAGAGAAGAGAATGGAAAATCTATAGATGCAAAGTTTATCAGAGAAAAATTACAAAGCTCTAATTCAGTCCTTGTTCCAGGAGGATTTGGTGATAACGGAATAGAAGGTAAAATATTAGCAATAAACTATGCCCGTGTAAATAACATTCCTTTTTTAGGAATATGTCTTGGTATGCAGCTTGCAGTGATTGAATTTGCTCGTAACGTTATTAAGCTTGAAGATGTACACTCTGAAGAATTTTATACTTGCAAACACCCAATCATCAAGCTCGCTGATGGTAAGAACGTTGATCTTGGTGGAACCATGAGACTTGGAACATACAAGTGTAATGTAAATCCAAATTCAAAAATGGCAAATGTGTATAGTAGTGTCACTATTTCAGAAAGACACAGACACAGATATATAGTTAATTTAGATTATAAAAATAACTTAGAAGAGAATGGAATGATATGCAGTGGTATATCAGAAGATAAAACATGCATAGAGGCAGTGGAGCTAAAAAATCACTCATGGTTTATTGGTGTGCAATTTCATCCAGAATTTCAATCAAGACCATTTTCTCCTCATCCTCTCTTTACATCATTTATTAAGGCAGCTATTGACAATAGAGTTTAA
- a CDS encoding ABC transporter ATP-binding protein — protein MRSNIKQLFYYIKPSLHYFSIAFIAVLFSALTILLFGRGLSNIIDSGAEHNFTTKLVVSILIVLGISFTAFIRLYFIGIGSEKVIARIRYDLYSSITDLQPSFFENTGVQDVISALITDTSALQSIINSSLLTILRNFVVLTGSVAMLLYTNLYLTAYAAAIIPILLIIMTSLGKKVRNYARFAQDKLSELASFSEENFRSIITIKSFVLEENEKIRFQKHLNSVSKSYVKLVLLRAILVTLVITCVIGSLVILLFFGIKEVLSNNMTIGELSSFVFYSALASGAVNNLSDNISDLQRGLGIVERLFEFMNMKSSILDSDNPIRINSVQKRISFNDVTFFYADKPALNNVSFSIEVGQSVSIVGPSGSGKSTILKLLLRFHDPSEGSITIDGHDIKSIALNDLRSLFGLVPQDHMIFSCSIMENILYGKPDAEYEEVKQAAISAYAMEFIDKLPDKFDTFVGKRGLKLSEGQKQRIIIARAILKNPQVLILDEATSALDYKSENLVQKALSKLMQNRTTIVITHRLSTALKTDKIIVINCGKVEEVGTHDSLMSKDGLYAKLVRI, from the coding sequence ATGCGATCTAACATTAAGCAGCTATTTTACTATATAAAACCTAGTCTACATTATTTTAGCATAGCTTTTATTGCAGTTCTATTTTCAGCTTTAACGATTCTTCTTTTTGGTAGGGGCTTAAGCAACATAATTGATTCTGGCGCAGAGCATAACTTTACTACCAAGCTCGTAGTTTCAATACTGATAGTTTTAGGCATTTCTTTCACTGCATTTATTCGGTTATATTTCATTGGCATTGGCAGCGAGAAAGTTATCGCAAGAATCAGATACGACTTATATAGCAGTATCACTGACTTGCAACCGAGTTTCTTTGAGAACACAGGCGTACAAGATGTTATCTCAGCATTAATTACTGATACCTCTGCATTGCAATCGATAATAAACAGCAGCTTACTGACAATATTGAGAAATTTTGTTGTACTGACTGGTAGTGTTGCAATGCTATTATACACAAATCTGTACCTCACTGCATATGCAGCTGCAATAATACCCATACTTCTCATTATCATGACTTCACTTGGAAAAAAAGTTCGCAATTATGCACGCTTCGCTCAGGATAAATTAAGTGAGCTTGCATCATTTAGTGAGGAAAATTTTAGATCTATAATAACTATCAAATCGTTTGTACTCGAAGAAAATGAAAAAATTCGTTTTCAGAAACATCTAAACTCAGTATCAAAATCATACGTAAAATTAGTACTCTTACGTGCTATTTTAGTAACTCTAGTTATCACGTGTGTGATAGGTTCGCTAGTTATTTTGCTTTTTTTTGGAATAAAAGAAGTCTTAAGTAATAATATGACCATTGGAGAACTCTCCTCATTTGTGTTTTATTCAGCGCTTGCTTCAGGGGCTGTAAACAATCTAAGCGATAACATCAGTGATTTGCAACGAGGTCTTGGAATTGTAGAGCGTTTATTTGAATTTATGAACATGAAAAGCTCTATATTAGATAGTGATAATCCTATAAGGATCAATAGTGTTCAAAAAAGAATTTCGTTTAATGATGTAACATTTTTTTATGCTGATAAGCCAGCATTAAATAACGTATCATTTTCTATAGAGGTAGGCCAATCAGTATCAATTGTTGGACCATCTGGAAGTGGCAAGAGCACCATTTTAAAGCTTTTGCTCCGTTTTCACGATCCAAGTGAAGGCAGTATTACTATTGATGGGCATGACATCAAATCAATTGCGCTAAATGACCTCAGATCGTTGTTTGGCTTAGTGCCACAAGACCATATGATATTCTCTTGTTCAATAATGGAAAATATACTATATGGTAAACCAGATGCTGAATATGAAGAGGTGAAGCAAGCAGCTATCAGCGCTTATGCGATGGAATTTATTGATAAGCTGCCGGATAAATTTGATACATTTGTAGGAAAAAGAGGACTGAAACTTTCTGAAGGACAAAAACAGCGCATCATAATAGCAAGAGCCATACTCAAAAACCCTCAGGTTTTAATACTGGATGAAGCAACCTCTGCTCTTGATTATAAAAGTGAAAACCTAGTGCAAAAAGCACTTAGCAAGTTGATGCAAAACAGAACAACAATTGTAATTACGCACAGGCTATCAACCGCACTCAAAACTGACAAGATTATAGTGATTAATTGCGGGAAAGTAGAAGAAGTGGGAACTCATGATTCTCTAATGAGTAAAGATGGGCTGTATGCAAAATTGGTGAGGATATAG
- a CDS encoding leucine-rich repeat domain-containing protein, translating to MMEVELNKYVNGNTLDLNSLHIHMEKLINFLQKNPNITSLILHDCYIDAEGAEVLDETLKNVNAPNLTECKVTSSIMGNQGSIAITKLLENGNFPNLVKLDLISNNISPDGGVEFINALKNGSFSNITEFNLLSDSVCDKGIVALHESLNNNKLPNLVQFNFPFNPTNDESIETPSEHLFADSII from the coding sequence ATGATGGAAGTAGAACTTAATAAATATGTTAATGGTAATACCTTAGACTTAAATAGTCTACATATACACATGGAGAAGTTAATAAACTTTTTACAAAAGAATCCAAATATTACAAGCCTTATCTTACACGACTGTTATATTGATGCTGAGGGTGCAGAAGTTTTAGATGAAACATTAAAGAATGTTAATGCTCCGAATCTTACTGAGTGTAAAGTAACTTCTAGTATTATGGGTAATCAAGGTTCAATAGCAATCACTAAATTATTAGAGAATGGTAACTTTCCAAATCTTGTTAAGCTTGATTTAATTTCTAATAATATAAGCCCTGATGGTGGAGTAGAATTTATAAATGCACTAAAGAATGGTAGTTTTTCAAATATTACTGAGTTTAATTTACTTTCTGACAGTGTCTGCGATAAAGGTATAGTAGCATTACACGAATCATTGAACAACAATAAGCTTCCAAATCTTGTTCAGTTTAATTTCCCCTTTAATCCTACTAATGATGAAAGCATAGAAACGCCAAGCGAACATCTATTCGCTGACAGCATTATATAA
- the ccmA gene encoding heme ABC exporter ATP-binding protein CcmA has protein sequence MLECKNLSCARNNKVLFKNLNFKAEPKSKILITGPNGSGKTSLIRSLSGLLPPVSGNIMYRGKDIYDDLKSYIPSMVYIGHKNACKDSSTVGENIQFWARIRNTRELIMAAVCCLQLQPVLNIKYSELSAGWKRRVALARLLISNANIWLIDEPFCNLDSTTCELVLNLISIRSEQNGIVIITGHSSTEQLCDFKTIDIRDFNRPLV, from the coding sequence ATGCTTGAATGTAAAAATCTATCCTGTGCTCGTAATAACAAAGTATTATTTAAAAACCTCAATTTTAAAGCTGAACCAAAATCAAAAATCTTAATCACTGGTCCAAATGGTAGCGGCAAAACCAGCTTAATCAGAAGTTTATCTGGACTTTTGCCGCCAGTGTCAGGTAATATAATGTACCGTGGAAAAGATATATATGATGACCTAAAATCCTATATACCTTCCATGGTCTATATAGGCCATAAAAATGCCTGTAAAGATAGCTCAACAGTTGGTGAAAACATACAATTCTGGGCAAGAATACGGAATACTAGAGAATTAATTATGGCAGCCGTTTGTTGCTTACAGTTGCAACCTGTACTTAATATCAAATATAGTGAACTTTCTGCAGGCTGGAAAAGAAGAGTTGCGCTTGCTCGCCTGTTAATTTCTAATGCAAACATTTGGCTGATAGATGAACCATTCTGTAATCTTGATAGCACAACATGTGAATTAGTATTGAACCTAATCTCAATACGCTCTGAGCAAAACGGTATAGTAATTATTACAGGACATAGCTCTACAGAACAACTGTGTGACTTCAAGACAATCGATATACGTGATTTTAACAGACCTCTTGTATAA
- the ubiE gene encoding bifunctional demethylmenaquinone methyltransferase/2-methoxy-6-polyprenyl-1,4-benzoquinol methylase UbiE, translated as MDKSQLVKEVFDSVANRYDIMNDIMSLGMHRLWKEKMVSSVHFKKNSKVLDIAGGTGDIAIRIARGEPSTQVTVCDINQNMLDKGRDKAINSNQLNFNWVCANAESLPFEDSEFDYYTVAFGIRNFSDRKKALSEAYRVLKPDGKFICLEFAPMHYQNEIFTKFYDLYSFKVIPKIGSMVAKDKGSYEYLVRSIREFPTQTNFKMEIEEVGFKNVEFYNMSYGIVALHIGIK; from the coding sequence ATGGATAAATCACAATTAGTTAAAGAGGTTTTCGATTCTGTAGCAAATCGCTACGACATTATGAATGATATAATGAGCCTTGGAATGCACAGGCTATGGAAAGAGAAGATGGTAAGTAGTGTGCATTTTAAAAAGAACTCCAAGGTTTTGGATATTGCTGGAGGAACCGGAGATATAGCTATAAGAATAGCAAGAGGTGAACCAAGTACTCAAGTTACAGTATGTGATATAAATCAAAACATGCTGGACAAAGGGCGTGATAAAGCAATAAATTCAAATCAGCTAAATTTCAATTGGGTATGTGCAAATGCAGAGAGTTTACCATTTGAAGATTCTGAATTTGATTATTATACAGTAGCTTTTGGTATTCGAAACTTTTCTGACCGTAAAAAGGCTTTAAGTGAAGCATATAGGGTATTGAAGCCAGATGGGAAATTTATTTGCTTGGAGTTTGCCCCTATGCATTATCAAAATGAGATATTCACCAAATTTTATGACTTATACTCATTTAAAGTAATTCCTAAAATTGGTAGCATGGTTGCTAAAGATAAGGGTTCTTACGAATACCTAGTAAGAAGCATAAGAGAATTTCCAACTCAAACTAATTTTAAAATGGAAATTGAAGAGGTAGGCTTTAAGAATGTTGAGTTCTATAATATGAGCTATGGAATAGTGGCGTTACACATTGGAATAAAATGA
- a CDS encoding ankyrin repeat domain-containing protein, whose amino-acid sequence MSGNFIDYTHFNSSLNQGEKVRLAEKTHKVREIFLKYISNDVHNMSVEVLNTYDFGKEYNDIFKQPNSIHVQFGDVGDKVLIYSWPRYNEFDESKWKNFLSQLTKDHNLKFIGTGPLEFKYEGFNYSVYPPAFNFSQKEISSRQINKVYTLFKATISDDYKDYEPLAFSFSQEEVNKIIENIKRSHKSIKKQVIDHYQSSGKDFVKNDLDFIKIGTDINNKTRFSSVIYFNKPNGVNEIKLELYKATPLHLFAKLGDSFSQQLEDDLDKGADVNAIDESEKTPLHYAAKNGHIDIVKILLAVDGIAINVKDKDEKTPFDLAKTEEIKALLKKAAEKTDDSSVSTDSEGDQEEDAGQEGNVQPVTQEQDPKEEQQEISAEEESDVKIEAADNGHSIDITLTQNGVSPRSESSTNEEQPSSFFSSLFGILIKPFSLIRSFLGGFFSWLFGSDEPSTESDQIIAPSNSGGEELTNYQEGDNNII is encoded by the coding sequence ATGAGTGGCAATTTTATTGATTATACACATTTTAACAGCTCCCTAAATCAGGGTGAGAAAGTTCGATTAGCTGAAAAGACTCACAAAGTTAGGGAAATCTTCTTAAAATATATCAGCAATGATGTTCATAATATGTCAGTTGAGGTTCTTAACACCTATGATTTTGGAAAAGAATATAATGATATATTTAAACAACCAAACAGTATTCATGTACAATTTGGAGATGTTGGAGATAAAGTATTAATTTACTCATGGCCTCGTTACAACGAGTTTGATGAAAGTAAATGGAAAAATTTTTTATCACAACTAACAAAGGATCATAATCTAAAATTTATTGGAACTGGGCCACTTGAGTTTAAATATGAAGGTTTTAATTACAGTGTGTATCCTCCAGCTTTCAACTTTTCACAAAAAGAAATATCTTCAAGACAAATCAATAAAGTTTATACCCTTTTCAAAGCGACAATTTCTGATGATTATAAAGATTATGAACCTTTAGCTTTCAGCTTTTCACAAGAAGAAGTAAATAAAATTATAGAAAATATTAAAAGATCTCATAAGTCAATAAAAAAGCAAGTCATTGACCATTACCAATCATCAGGAAAAGATTTTGTTAAAAATGATTTAGACTTCATAAAGATTGGTACCGATATAAATAATAAAACAAGATTTAGTTCTGTAATATATTTTAACAAACCCAATGGTGTTAATGAAATTAAACTAGAATTATATAAAGCGACTCCCTTACACTTATTTGCTAAGCTTGGGGACAGTTTTTCTCAGCAGCTAGAAGATGATCTAGATAAGGGGGCAGATGTTAATGCAATAGATGAAAGTGAAAAGACCCCTTTACATTATGCTGCTAAAAATGGTCATATAGACATAGTAAAAATTCTATTAGCAGTAGACGGAATCGCTATCAATGTAAAAGACAAGGATGAAAAAACTCCTTTTGATTTAGCTAAAACAGAAGAAATAAAAGCTCTATTAAAAAAAGCCGCAGAAAAAACTGATGACAGTTCAGTATCGACAGATAGTGAAGGAGATCAAGAGGAAGATGCTGGACAAGAAGGTAATGTCCAACCAGTTACACAAGAGCAAGACCCAAAGGAAGAACAACAGGAGATCAGTGCAGAAGAAGAAAGTGATGTAAAAATTGAAGCTGCTGATAATGGACATTCTATTGACATAACACTTACACAAAATGGTGTTAGTCCACGAAGTGAATCATCAACAAATGAAGAACAGCCAAGCTCTTTTTTTAGTAGTTTGTTTGGTATACTGATTAAACCTTTTTCTTTAATAAGATCATTTTTGGGTGGATTTTTTTCATGGTTGTTTGGATCTGATGAACCATCAACTGAATCTGATCAAATAATTGCACCAAGTAACTCAGGAGGAGAGGAGCTAACAAACTATCAAGAGGGTGATAATAATATTATATAA
- a CDS encoding Bcr/CflA family efflux MFS transporter has product MATDLYSVALPSIANYFKVKGNIAQLTISLNLVGVAISGLIYGPLSDYYGRRLIMLIGMTIFTLASIVCCIADNIILLILIRFIQGAGAGVAGVVGYAAIRDMYSGSEYSRVISKLNMIVALSPGIAPVVGSYIISHGYSWKFLFFIISLAAIIMLIFIYLKLQETLTVNKSKASINIFKQYILIFKNYRFLGFSNIHGLTFMWLWAYIANYPFIFESMGVEVQYFGYLISIIVIFYIIGTLINRRYVPKIGVSKMLIIGLVLPMISDGLLVYFYLANKLSVLILQVLWIPSNIGLALVISNNVTSALETIKGIGLGSAVLSFCNMMFGAIGIYIVGKFFHYSILPNLLLTVACSIIAILIYSLLKYTEKHREG; this is encoded by the coding sequence ATGGCAACAGACTTATACTCAGTTGCATTGCCAAGTATTGCCAACTATTTTAAGGTGAAAGGTAATATAGCGCAGCTTACGATCAGTTTAAATTTAGTAGGAGTTGCAATATCTGGATTAATTTATGGCCCATTGTCAGACTATTATGGCAGGCGCCTAATAATGCTGATTGGTATGACAATTTTTACTTTGGCAAGTATTGTATGTTGTATAGCTGATAATATTATACTTTTAATATTAATCCGGTTTATACAAGGAGCTGGAGCTGGTGTTGCAGGCGTTGTCGGATATGCAGCAATCAGGGATATGTACTCAGGTAGTGAATACTCAAGAGTAATCTCAAAGTTAAATATGATAGTAGCACTTTCACCTGGAATAGCTCCAGTGGTAGGCAGTTATATAATTTCACATGGTTATAGTTGGAAGTTTTTGTTTTTTATCATATCACTTGCCGCAATTATTATGCTCATTTTTATTTACTTGAAGCTACAAGAAACGCTGACCGTAAATAAAAGTAAAGCCAGTATTAATATCTTCAAGCAATATATATTAATATTTAAGAATTATCGTTTCCTTGGATTTTCAAACATTCATGGATTAACTTTCATGTGGCTTTGGGCATACATTGCTAACTACCCGTTCATATTTGAATCAATGGGCGTTGAAGTACAATATTTTGGCTATCTCATATCAATCATAGTTATATTTTACATAATTGGAACTTTAATTAATAGAAGGTACGTACCAAAAATAGGAGTGAGCAAGATGTTAATAATAGGTTTGGTATTACCGATGATATCGGATGGTTTATTGGTATATTTTTATCTCGCAAACAAGTTAAGTGTACTTATTCTTCAAGTTCTTTGGATTCCGAGCAATATCGGGCTTGCACTCGTAATCAGCAATAACGTAACTTCTGCTTTAGAAACAATCAAGGGTATAGGGCTTGGTAGTGCAGTCCTCTCATTCTGCAATATGATGTTTGGAGCTATTGGAATATATATAGTAGGAAAATTTTTTCACTATAGTATTTTACCAAATTTACTGTTAACAGTTGCATGTTCTATAATTGCAATTCTTATATATAGTTTACTTAAATATACTGAAAAACACAGAGAAGGCTGA